The Aspergillus nidulans FGSC A4 chromosome VIII genome contains the following window.
TTGACTCTGAGCCGCAGCCTCCGGATGATAGCACATAAGACAGGACCGAAGATGAATGATACTAGTCTGTATATCTATCTTCGGCTTGCTACGTCTTAAGCCATAATAACTGATTTCTTGTAGGGATTGACACGTGCACCCAGGATGACTCATTCAGATATACCTCCGGCCGATGGCTGATTAATGAAGAGCATCAACTTAAGCAGCGTTATGTGAAGTTTGATATTGATAATATTTGTCCTTAAGCCACCTCCCTCTTTGGCCCTGAAACAACGTGTGTCCGCATTATCAAACTGGAAGGAAACTTCAACAAGGCTTTCTTAATTACAATGAGTGACGGGAATGAGGTTATAGCGAAGATTCCTTGCGCAAATGATGGGTTGCGGTTTTTGACGACGGCTTTCTGAAGTAGCGACGTTGAAGTTTTGTGCGTCCTCAACTCCCATCTGTTCACAGCATGTCTAATATCCTGACTGTCTAGTACGGCCCCATTTATCGGGTTCGAGTTCCGGAAGTGTATGCCTGGAGTTCCTACAAATCCAGTCGGCGCAGAATATATTATCATGGAGAAGGCCTGCGGTACCGAGCTCGCAGAAAGGTGGGGGACAATGAACGCTCTGGAACGCTATAAAATAATTGACGGAATCGTGAAGACAGAGACGGAGCTTGAGGGCATGAAATTACCAGCGTTTGGAAGCCTCTTTCGCGGGATTCTTTGCCAGCGGAATATTCACGTTAACTTTGTCCTCGAATCTAGACCCAACTGGCCTCATTTGCGGTGGACCTTCAAGCAGTCGAGCAGTATGTCTTAAGACTGCCATTCAACCAGATATTGGGCTATGTAAGTTTTGCGGACTTACTTCAATTCAGATTTGAGATTCTGATTTCTGGTAATGTTAAGGGACTCGATCCTGGAT
Protein-coding sequences here:
- a CDS encoding uncharacterized protein (transcript_id=CADANIAT00002511); translation: MRLGLTLSRSLRMIAHKTGPKMNDTTTSLFGPETTCVRIIKLEGNFNKAFLITMSDGNEVIAKIPCANDGLRTAPFIGFEFRKCMPGVPTNPVGAEYIIMEKACGTELAERWGTMNALERYKIIDGIVKTETELEGMKLPAFGSLFRGILCQRNIHVNFVLESRPNWPHLRWTFKQSSSMS